In Thalassotalea fonticola, a single genomic region encodes these proteins:
- a CDS encoding glycoside hydrolase family 3 C-terminal domain-containing protein, giving the protein MKKTMKIIGYILLALLLLAGVMLYKVYDYPVHSVEFNKAKFSAVDTDEKIDQLTRSLIEKMSLDEKIQQLYGRPISDALTLVGSSAIFGRTPPVYGGGNERLNIPPFAFSDGPRGVRANKLRTAGDKLGVTSFPVSMARGASWDVELESQIYDVIGKEMRASGINYTGTPTINLLRHPAWGRAQETYSEDPWLMGEFGLAAVNALQHHNVMSCAKHFALNSIENSRFVVDVEVDERTLREVYLPHFKKVVQQGKVASLMSSYNKVLGEYAGNNHYLLTDILRDEWGFEGFVSSDWFFGTYDGIASIQAGLNVEMPYQKVYQPDTIKQGIEDGQITEPDIDELVFDTLRTQLKFGLAEDPMLYPDSIIATSKSIELARIAAEKSMVLLKNSKVNNRPVLPFDKSSNKTIAVIGRLADMENLGDTGSSKTTEPYVVTPYEGISAYHKSLGNKVVLDKATDLNASKKLAKQADQVIVVVGYTHVEEGEFLLASEEANKAAKLGKRTGPKTDGGDRENLKLIPEDEALIQALASTNENLVVVYVGGSAIDLSSWDSQVPAILFSWYSGMEGGNALANILYGDVNPSGKLPFSIAKQESDYPYFTPYTEKITYGYYHGYTLFDKKDIEPAYPFGFGLSYSKYDYQDLTVLTPELTQDDTLKVQVTVTNTGDIEGEEVVQLYLGFDNSAIDRPVKLLRAFDKVHLNVGESKTVELAVKAKDMAWYNPEAKEWQIEKMTYQVYVGSSSAKQDLLVENYTIL; this is encoded by the coding sequence AGCCTTGTTGTTATTGGCAGGTGTGATGTTATATAAAGTCTACGACTATCCTGTTCACTCAGTCGAGTTCAACAAAGCCAAGTTTTCTGCCGTTGATACGGATGAAAAAATTGACCAGTTAACTCGTAGCTTAATCGAGAAAATGTCACTCGATGAAAAAATTCAACAACTATACGGTAGACCAATATCTGATGCGTTAACTTTGGTTGGTAGCAGTGCAATATTTGGCCGAACCCCACCAGTATATGGCGGTGGTAACGAGCGACTGAATATTCCTCCCTTTGCCTTTTCTGATGGACCACGCGGTGTTCGAGCCAATAAGCTTAGAACAGCAGGGGATAAATTAGGCGTGACCTCGTTTCCAGTTTCCATGGCGCGCGGTGCCAGCTGGGATGTTGAGTTAGAAAGTCAAATATATGATGTCATCGGCAAAGAAATGCGTGCCAGCGGTATTAACTATACTGGTACGCCAACCATCAATTTATTACGCCATCCAGCCTGGGGGCGAGCACAAGAAACCTATTCCGAAGACCCATGGTTAATGGGAGAGTTTGGTCTTGCTGCGGTTAATGCATTACAACACCATAATGTGATGTCGTGTGCTAAACATTTTGCCCTAAATAGTATTGAAAATTCTCGTTTTGTCGTCGATGTTGAAGTTGATGAACGCACTTTACGTGAAGTGTATTTACCGCATTTTAAAAAAGTAGTGCAACAAGGCAAGGTTGCTTCATTAATGTCTTCTTATAATAAGGTGTTGGGAGAATATGCAGGCAATAATCATTATTTACTCACTGATATTTTACGAGATGAATGGGGCTTTGAAGGCTTTGTTAGCTCGGACTGGTTTTTTGGTACTTATGACGGCATAGCAAGCATCCAAGCTGGCCTTAATGTTGAGATGCCTTATCAAAAAGTTTATCAGCCAGATACCATTAAACAAGGGATCGAGGATGGACAAATTACTGAACCAGATATCGATGAATTGGTATTTGATACCTTAAGAACACAATTAAAGTTTGGCTTGGCTGAAGACCCAATGCTTTACCCAGATTCTATTATCGCCACATCAAAATCAATTGAATTGGCTCGCATTGCCGCAGAAAAAAGCATGGTGCTTTTGAAAAACAGTAAAGTAAATAATAGGCCCGTATTACCATTTGATAAATCGTCAAATAAAACCATTGCCGTTATTGGCCGTTTGGCTGATATGGAAAACTTGGGTGATACCGGTAGTAGTAAAACCACTGAACCTTATGTTGTCACACCTTATGAAGGTATTAGCGCCTACCATAAATCACTCGGCAACAAAGTGGTATTAGACAAGGCAACAGATCTAAACGCCAGTAAAAAATTAGCCAAGCAAGCTGATCAAGTGATTGTGGTTGTTGGTTATACCCATGTTGAAGAAGGCGAATTTTTATTAGCGTCAGAAGAAGCTAATAAAGCAGCCAAACTTGGTAAACGTACCGGGCCAAAAACTGATGGCGGTGACCGTGAAAATTTAAAGCTTATCCCAGAAGATGAAGCGTTAATTCAGGCGTTAGCTAGCACTAACGAAAACCTGGTGGTGGTTTATGTTGGTGGTAGTGCTATTGACTTATCCTCTTGGGATAGCCAAGTACCGGCAATTTTGTTTTCATGGTATAGCGGCATGGAAGGTGGAAATGCGCTAGCTAATATTCTTTATGGTGATGTGAATCCTAGTGGTAAGTTACCGTTTAGTATTGCAAAGCAAGAAAGTGATTACCCCTATTTCACGCCGTATACGGAAAAGATCACTTATGGTTATTACCACGGTTATACCTTGTTTGATAAAAAAGACATTGAACCGGCATACCCGTTTGGTTTTGGCTTAAGTTACAGCAAATATGATTACCAAGATCTAACCGTTCTTACCCCCGAGTTAACCCAAGACGATACCCTAAAAGTACAAGTGACAGTGACGAATACTGGAGACATTGAAGGTGAAGAGGTGGTTCAGCTTTATCTTGGTTTTGATAACTCAGCCATTGACCGCCCGGTGAAGTTATTAAGAGCTTTTGACAAAGTTCATCTTAACGTTGGTGAAAGTAAAACCGTTGAGTTAGCAGTGAAAGCCAAAGACATGGCTTGGTATAACCCCGAGGCTAAAGAATGGCAGATTGAAAAAATGACTTACCAAGTTTACGTTGGTAGCTCGTCTGCGAAGCAAGATTTGCTAGTTGAAAATTATACAATTTTATAA
- a CDS encoding sulfatase-like hydrolase/transferase: protein MKALLTKKNILLAILLLLLLKTVITIFVNINGQNIDNERTDKYLQTVRAAQNENEQEKLPNIVFILTDDLGYGDLSSYGSTLINTPNIDALADQGIKLTNFYSPSSLCSPARAGILTGRYPQRAHVPAVLFDSDTVIGTVRKYLGYYSYGMDGLSPDEATVSEVLQAKGYSTAVLGKWHLGSRAGYLPKDNGFDYAYIPDDTEDKTTLTKKFTKKIVNFIDENKANPFFVYYSQPIPHEPLFRVKEFADKTKAGKYGEMVQEVDWSIGVIMKKLAELGLEENTLVIFSSDNGPYRLGNSGGVRGGKGQTTLGGQRVPFIAYWPGVIPAGQVSDEMAMGFDIFPTALSMAGIPLPDDRIIDGKNILPLLTGEEKQSPHEYLYMINDKTVESVLDKQGNKYQIRTNPPNSKFWYMKTGPYFFNVYDDPSESYSTLELNLEKADAYKNKINAFQAELDNDLRGWR from the coding sequence ATGAAAGCTTTGTTAACGAAAAAAAATATACTATTAGCAATACTATTGCTTTTGCTATTGAAAACAGTCATCACAATATTTGTTAATATTAATGGTCAAAATATAGATAACGAAAGAACGGATAAATATTTACAAACAGTGAGGGCAGCACAAAACGAAAATGAGCAAGAAAAATTGCCCAATATTGTTTTTATTCTTACTGATGACTTAGGTTATGGAGATTTATCGAGTTATGGCTCTACGTTAATCAACACGCCGAATATTGATGCGCTAGCTGACCAGGGGATTAAATTAACCAACTTTTATTCGCCTTCTTCACTATGTTCGCCAGCAAGAGCGGGGATACTAACGGGACGTTATCCTCAGCGTGCGCACGTACCGGCAGTACTGTTTGATTCAGATACTGTGATAGGTACAGTCAGAAAGTACCTTGGTTATTATTCTTATGGTATGGATGGTTTATCACCTGATGAAGCGACAGTTTCTGAAGTATTGCAAGCTAAAGGTTACAGTACTGCGGTATTAGGCAAGTGGCATTTGGGCTCGAGAGCAGGGTATTTGCCTAAAGATAATGGCTTTGACTATGCATATATTCCTGATGACACAGAAGACAAAACCACATTAACTAAAAAATTTACCAAGAAGATAGTTAACTTTATCGATGAAAATAAAGCCAATCCGTTCTTTGTTTATTACTCTCAACCTATTCCACATGAACCACTTTTTCGCGTTAAAGAGTTTGCTGATAAAACCAAGGCTGGTAAGTATGGTGAAATGGTGCAAGAGGTTGATTGGAGTATTGGCGTTATCATGAAAAAATTGGCGGAACTGGGCCTGGAAGAGAACACCTTAGTCATTTTTAGTAGCGATAATGGTCCTTATCGGTTAGGTAATTCTGGTGGAGTAAGGGGTGGTAAAGGTCAAACTACATTAGGTGGTCAACGCGTGCCATTTATTGCCTATTGGCCAGGGGTGATCCCTGCGGGGCAAGTGAGTGATGAAATGGCAATGGGCTTTGATATTTTCCCAACGGCGTTAAGCATGGCCGGCATACCTTTGCCGGATGATCGTATTATTGATGGTAAAAATATATTGCCGCTATTAACAGGTGAAGAAAAGCAATCACCGCACGAATACCTTTATATGATCAACGACAAAACGGTAGAGTCTGTTCTTGATAAGCAAGGAAATAAATACCAAATTCGCACAAACCCACCAAACTCTAAATTTTGGTATATGAAGACCGGACCTTATTTTTTCAATGTTTATGATGACCCATCAGAGTCATACAGTACTCTAGAGTTAAACCTAGAAAAAGCTGATGCATATAAAAATAAAATTAATGCATTTCAAGCTGAACTAGATAACGATTTACGAGGCTGGCGATAG